Proteins encoded within one genomic window of Misgurnus anguillicaudatus chromosome 18, ASM2758022v2, whole genome shotgun sequence:
- the LOC129429246 gene encoding NACHT, LRR and PYD domains-containing protein 1 homolog isoform X1: MEHDEIRAQFVDSHWAKLVQRVDTAVMPIVDELLSNKGMLGYEAYCNIKSADTNQNKMRELHGVLNSGGNKIKSAFYSGLEKHAALLLRDLSSNSPTTEGHEESLDKYKEWIQREYKYVTEYNSLPGEQVLICERYTQPLIIMRHREKEERTEELRLMGKSFQQLIISENNAEKDRTVLDALFSVDNKGICPDAVILQGNSGKGKSFTAQKIMCDWASGHLDFDCIFHLKCKELNQISEEQSLVEILSINSNLTSDQIFQMLQKSPKRVLVLIDGFDELKFSLSDTSNKSTPKNLCEKAQPEATLRGLLNGCILPKALLLVTTRSTAAKNLIDLLKKPQRFTEILGFSEMEVKEYFQKFYQDEKLFKKAYESVKANEILFTACSIPVICWIICTVIRERLNKGTDIARHLETTTSIYLDFVSILLQHHCQGLNESVPTLLKGLGQLAEKGMLKKQVLFDEKTVKETLSDPGSSLFLTKSLFKKRTRQETMYSFMHLSFQEFFTALYYISLDEKECLSKLKQQSCDVQDKNFPLKIGLPKLDFSVIQFLCGLCNEEVSCLLKETYNVSVPPSVQAHLKELILEISSNRNYELLPVILHCLYELHEKDFVQKAVNPWQKIKMVRKRVSRTDCWALVYCLEFCPHVKSLMLNFAAEELKLLQHVLCRTPNLKLMVQSLADTDVCDMISALGEGKLLGELLLYGDSLSNQSLQQILHALQKQKTVGIVNIPLKNISADTALILTDFLQSTENWEEIRLHTRADCSDTESFCSDFILNNQDGEIRLNVERCCLSPQNAQLLPKINLTYPRSEMSSFDLKSFLQAFHNMNYSSEQSDGFEKQIKALWYPLSSLSSLNVLIIFAPVLTEKWASEILYFIQSCSSLQKLRFDAVWNSRGAVELTGLLMEKGIRLLKEKFPKSQKCTVQLNGFRCSKSTECRTYPTEQIRTVGCNQRVTIMIRGDKYIEEKLK, translated from the exons CACCAACTACCGAGGGTCATGAAGAAAGCTTAG ATAAATATAAAGAGTGGATCCAGAGAGAATATAAGTATGTGACGGAGTATAACTCCCTGCCTGGAGAACAAGTGCTCATATGTGAGCGCTACACGCAGCCTCTGATCATAATGAGACACAGAGAGAAGGAAGAGAGGACAGAAGAGTTGCGCTTGATGGGAAAGAGTTTCCAGCAGCTTATAATCTCTGAGAATAATGCAGAGAAGGACAGGACTGTCCTGGATGCGCTCTTCAGCGTGGATAATAAAGGGATCTGTCCTGATGCTGTCATACTTCAAGGGAACTCCGGGAAAGGCAAATCCTTCACTGCACAAAAGATCATGTGTGATTGGGCATCGGGGCATCTCGACTTTGATTGCATATTTCACTTGAAATGCAAGGAGCTGAACCAGATATCCGAAGAGCAGAGTTTGGTGGAGATCTTGAGCATCAACTCTAACTTAACATCAGATCAAATTTTCCAGATGCTGCAGAAGTCACCAAAAAGAGTGCTTGTCCTCATCGATGGATTTGATGAACTTAAATTTTCATTAAGTGACACGTCAAATAAGTCAACACCCAAAAATCTGTGTGAAAAAGCACAACCTGAAGCTACACTGAGAGGCCTGCTAAATGGTTGCATTTTGCCTAAGGCCTTATTGCTGGTCACCACCAGATCCACAGCTGCAAAGAATTTGATAGATCTGCTGAAGAAACCTCAACGTTTCACTGAGATTTTAGGTTTCTCGGAGATGGAGGTGAAGGAGTACTTCCAGAAGTTTTATCAGGACGAGAAACTCTTCAAAAAGGCTTATGAGTCTGTAAAAGCAAATGAAATCCTGTTCACTGCCTGCTCCATTCCTGTTATCTGTTGGATCATTTGCACAGTGATCAGAGAAAGATTGAATAAAGGTACAGATATAGCAAGACATCTAGAAACAACCACGTCTATATACCTTGACTTTGTGTCCATCCTACTGCAGCATCACTGTCAGGGTTTGAATGAGTCTGTCCCGACCTTACTAAAGGGTCTGGGTCAGCTGGCAGAGAAAGGGATGCTGAAAAAACAAGTTTTGTTCGATGAGAAAACTGTGAAGGAAACACTTTCAGACCCTGGGAGCAGTCTGTTCCTGACCAAGTCCCTTTTTAAGAAACGAACCCGACAGGAAACGATGTACAGCTTTATGCATCTCAGCTTTCAGGAGTTTTTTACCGCTCTGTACTACATCTCACTCGATGAAAAAGAGTGtcttagtaaattaaaacagcaaAGCTGTGATGTCCAAGATAAAAATTTTCCACTAAAGATTGGCCTTCCTAAATTAGATTTTTCTGTGATTCAGTTCCTCTGTGGTCTCTGCAATGAAGAAGTGAGCTGCTTGCTCAAGGAAACTTACAATGTATCTGTCCCACCTTCTGTCCAAGCACATTTAAAGGAATTAATCCTTGAAATCAGCTCAAATAGAAATTATGAATTGTTGCCTGTCATCTTGCACTGCCTCTATGAGCTTCACGAGAAGGACTTCGTGCAGAAAGCTGTTAACCCCTGGCAGAAAATTAAGATGGTCAGGAAACGTGTGAGCAGGACTGACTGCTGGGCTTTAGTGTATTGTCTGGAGTTTTGTCCTCACGTCAAAAGCCTGATGCTCAATTTTGCAGCAGAAGAATTGAAGTTGCTTCAGCATGTGCTCTGCAGGACACCAAACCTAAA gCTGATGGTCCAAAGCCTGGCAGATACGGATGTTTGTGATATGATTTCAGCTCTTGGAGAAGGAAAGCTACTGGGAGAGTTGCT ACTGTACGGTGACAGTCTTTCAAATCAAAGTCTGCAGCAGATTCTTCATGCTCTACAGAAACAGAAGACTGTGGGTATTGTTAATATTCCATTAAAGAACATCTCAGCTGACACGGCCCTCATCCTGACAGACTTCCTGCAGAGCACTGAAAACTGGGAGGAGATCAG ATTACATACAAGAGCTGATTGCAGTGATACGGAGAGTTTCTGCTCAGATTTCATTCTAAATAACCAAGATGGAGAGATTAG ATTGAACGTGGAGAGGTGTTGTTTAAGCCCACAGAATGCACAATTGCTGCCTAAAATCAACCTGACATATCCACGCTCGGAGATGTCCAGCTTTGATCTGAAGAGCTTTTTACAGGCCTTCCACAATATGAACTACTCATCCGAACA AAGTGACGGCTTTGAAAAGCAGATAAAAGCTCTGTGGTACCCACTGTCCTCTTTGTCTTCGTTAAATGTGTTAATTATTTTTGCTCCCGTTCTGACCGAGAAATGGGCCTCTGAAATCCTCTACTTCATTCAGTCTTGCAGCAGTCTGCAGAAGCTCCG ttttgatgcTGTTTGGAACTCTCGTGGTGCAGTGGAACTCACCGGTCTGTTAATGGAGAAGGGAATCAGATTACTGAAGGAGAAGTTTCCTAAATCTCAAAAGTGTACTGTACAACTTAACGG GTTCAGATGCAGTAAATCCACTGAATGCCGCACTTATCCGACAGAGCAGATCAGAACAGTTGGCTGCAACCAGAGGGTGACCATCATGATCAGAGGGGACAAGTATATAGAAGAAAAACTGAAATGA